A region from the Plasmodium berghei ANKA genome assembly, chromosome: 9 genome encodes:
- a CDS encoding FHA domain-containing protein, putative — protein MKKNMVEYNMPEESEYKEDCIFTSIDIFKGDYNYLNFHYICEITFDDFSFISPYHCYFFLRNKYEALENIKNNYLQNTGNSLSNHDYLKVINEKKSIELFENKQVLYYNQDELSSLNRKALNAIADVINGMGIDDLIAISVYLGENPQWNKHKLMWMEMIQRDKFRKYQTIRESLGNTEKREIIYKIKSEEFDKIENKNMIKDIFYFGVFERKGQNNLGRIYMNIRNDVINNNEIYSWVLTNCNLQTDKNLIADIFIEEKYLERTVIDNIKNDEIQKKKIESINDYIKTEEKIQNYSFSSKEYISFGKNSQNDIICLNPSISRFHCILYFSKDFHLYLIDVGSKSRTKLNNNVIKINEKYKIDNNDVITLGVSKRTYKININVDKVLSYLDNKKNEAQKKIKVINEEIEHPLKNKNLLKLKVSNIYYKCNENDILDFFKDCGEIKNMHMYNVPIINKEEGVENENNNKDDFNKLKKKKFLKQAIIEVYDKNTSANIIKKNDSFLYGRKIHIEYHPLQQHEHRYKNFNTKKKFEHFDIQVTCKNAKYNGEQIIIKGEHIRYKKFKRSEPGEYQRLEERRVERSGQDNRRTGERTISSSDRSGSSGTGRSSSSRSEQSSNSRGKRRSSSRSEKGDRSRDGKKRDNKYSNRYSIESRDSHKRYTKKK, from the exons atgaaaaaaaatatggttgaatataatatgccTGAGGAAAGTGAATATAAAGAAGATTGTATATTCACATCaattgatatttttaaaggGGACTATAACTATTTAAATTTCCATTATATATGCGAAATAACATTTGATGATTTTAGTTTTATATCTCCATATCATtgttacttttttttacgAAATAAGTATGAAGctttagaaaatataaaaaataattatttgcaAAATACGGGCAATAGTTTATCTAATCATGACTATTTAAAAgtaattaatgaaaaaaaatctaTAGAACTGTTTGAAAATAAGCAAGTACTTTATTATAACCAAGATGAATTATCAAGCTTGAATCGAAAAGCTTTGAATGCAATAGCTGATGTTATAAATGGAATGGGAATTGACGATTTGATAGCTATTTCGGTCTATTTAGGCGAG AATCCGCAATGGAATAAACACAAACTGATGTGGATGGAAATGATTCAAAGGGATAAATTTCGTAAATACCAAACGATTCGGGAAAGCTTAGGAAATACAgaaaaaagagaaataatttacaaGATTAAGAGTGAagaatttgataaaatagaaaataagaatatgattaaagatatattttattttggaGTATTTGAAAGAAAGGGGCAAAATAATTTAGgtagaatatatatgaatataagaaatgatgtaataaataataatgaaatatattcatgGGTATTAACTAATTGTAATCTGCAAACAgacaaaaatttaattgctgatatttttattgaagaaaaatatCTTGAAAGGACTGtaattgataatataaaaaatgatgaaatacagaaaaaaaaaatcgaaagtataaatgattatataaaaactgAAGAGAAAATACAGAattattctttttcttcaaaagaatatatatcatttggaaaaaattcccaaaatgatattatttgtttgaaCCCATCTATTTCAAGGTTTCattgtattttatatttttcaaaagattttcatctttatttaatagATGTAGGATCTAAATCAcgaacaaaattaaataataatgttataaaaataaatgaaaaatataaaattgataataatgatgTTATTACTTTAGGTGTGTCTAAGAGgacatataaaattaatataaatgttgATAAAGTTTTATCATATcttgataataaaaaaaatgaagcccaaaaaaaaataaaagtaatcAATGAAGAAATAGAACACcctttgaaaaataaaaatttattaaagtTAAAAGTTTCAAACATTTACTATAAATGTAATGAAAACGATATTCTAGATTTCTTTAAAGATTGTGgggaaattaaaaatatgcacatGTACAATGTTCCgattataaataaagaagagGGTGtcgaaaatgaaaataataataaagatgattttaataagttgaaaaaaaaaaaattcttgAAACAGGCTATAATAGAAGTATATGACAAAAATACATCTGCTAacattatcaaaaaaaatgattcttttttatatggaAGGAAAATTCATATAGAATATCACCCATTGCAGCAACATGAACATAGATATAAAAACTtcaatacaaaaaaaaaatttgaacaTTTCGATATTCAAGTTACGTGTAAAAATGCCAAATATAATGGGGAACAAATTATCATAAAGGGAGAACATAtcagatataaaaaatttaagagAAGTGAACCTGGGGAATACCAAAGGCTTGAGGAAAGGAGAGTGGAAAGAAGCGGTCAGGACAATAGACGAACTGGAGAAAGAACAATAAGCAGTAGCGATCGAAGTGGAAGTAGTGGGACTGGTCGGAGTAGCAGTAGTAGAAGCGAACAAAGTAGCAATAGCCGGGGCAAACGAAGGAGCAGTAGTCGGAGCGAAAAGGGTGATAGATCAAGGGATGGCAAAAAAAGGgacaataaatatagtaaCCGTTATAGCATTGAAAGTCGAGATTCCCATAAAAgatacacaaaaaaaaaatag
- a CDS encoding RNA (uracil-5-)methyltransferase, putative — protein sequence MRIFSLLLAVLISLYFKKECNCIYYNFPKNFKSVYILRKVKGIDKMTEKIEDIKEKLLKVGTQNIVRTSNSNAYLSLDNYFYKSKDNRSNAKLINSNVLSIFSYALKYMNKKSLDKWLKSNIKAPFYDTCIPRNKPLAYIRFKNSNELKTFEKLIENKKIYPNDNLSIIKINKNSKFCQKRKFDQTDKDNSNEDTNKNANNEGTNENNLELIKKNCENMNNNNNNPKRQKIIENQLNCDNCEKEKKDKSNTLLDLQTIMKLNKKEKVKSIENYVTPLYKYKYEEQIKIKNIFLGKCKDQILNNLKNKWMKQNLVFGELDLNIPIENEFGLNNINKTHNEPQENDENNDNFQTNDMQSFNDNNNESSLEEKLNKYNFQIDNPLYPSDKNINGYRNKCEFTISYDENNNVEIGFVVGKVKTNMNETNDENNCNFSENNISNNPSPVNESHQAKLRNKKQKQCYFLNPIVKNIDDCIHIHSCMKEVVKEMKSIIKDSNYPVFDRVYKTGIWRLLVIRLNSKKELMITVQTYSLDQKKKRDIKRLLINRLTKKKDESFMEFSNFRVVSLYLQEHGNSNDSTNQSQNEHLWGVEHLEEIILGNKFLITPSCFFQVNHTSCEILYKKVIDYVNINKNMKNYIFDLCCGTGTISICIANAMKHEDIHIVGIDICEESIISANKNAQINKIKNYKFIKGRVEELFSGEIKNISQQNCNIIVIVDPPRSGLAQSVINTLSSTHPINQIIYVSCNPSTLINNVTNLLFMNEYFKIKNLVFVDMFPHTYHLECITNIMKTK from the exons ATGAGAATATTTTCACTGTTGTTAGCAgttttaatttctttatattttaaaaaagagtgtaattgtatatattataattttccaaaaaattttaaatctgtatatatattaagaaAAGTAAAAGGAATAGACAAAATGACAGAGAAAATAGAAgatattaaagaaaaacTTTTAAAGGTGGGTACACAAAATATTGTACGAACTAGTAATAGTAATGCATATCTTTCATTagataattatttttacaaatctAAAGATAATAGAAGTAATgccaaattaataaatagtaATGTTTTAAGTATTTTTAGTTATgctttaaaatatatgaataaaaaaagtctGGATAAATGGCTTAAAAGTAATATTAAAGCTCCTTTTTATGATACATGTATTCCACGTAATAAACCGTTGGCTTATATACgatttaaaaattcaaatgaattaaaaactTTTGAAAAgttaatagaaaataaaaaaatatatcctAATGACAATCTCtcaattattaaaattaataaaaattcaaaattttgtcaaaaaagaaaatttgaTCAAACAGACAAAGATAACTCAAATGAGGATACAAATAAGAATGCCAATAATGAAGGAACAaacgaaaataatttagaattgataaaaaaaaattgtgaaaatatgaacaataataataataatccaaagagacaaaaaataatagagaACCAATTAAATTGTGATAATtgtgaaaaagaaaagaaagaTAAATCGAACACTTTATTAGATTTACAAACTATTATgaaattaaacaaaaaagaaaaagtgAAAAGTATAGAAAACTATGTTACAcctttatataaatataaatatgaagaacaaattaaaataaaaaacatatttttaggAAAATGTAAGGatcaaattttaaataatttaaaaaataaatggatGAAACAAAATTTAGTTTTTGGAGAATTAGATTTAAATATACCAATCGAAAATGAATTTGGTctgaataatattaataaaacacATAATGAACCCCAAGAAAATGacgaaaataatgataattttcAAACAAATGATATGCAATCATTTAAtgacaataataatgaatcCTCCTTAGAAGAAAAActtaacaaatataatttccAAATAGATAATCCATTGTATCCATccgataaaaatattaatggaTATCGAAACAAATGTGAATTTACAATATCTTATgacgaaaataataatgttgAAATAGGTTTTGTAGTAGGGAAAgttaaaacaaatatgaaTGAAACAAATGATGAGAATAATTGTAATTTTAGTGAAAACAATATAAGTAATAACCCATCACCTGTTAATGAATCTCATCAAGCTAAGCttcgaaataaaaaacaaaaacaatgttattttttaaaccCTATAGTTAAGAATATTGATGATTGTATTCATATTCATTCATGTATGAAAGAAGTTGTTAAAGAAATGAAAAGCATAATTAAAGATTCGAATTATCCTGTATTTGATCGGGTTTATAAAACAG gGATTTGGAGATTGTTGGTAATTCGCCTGAACAGCAAGAAGGAATTGATGATCACTGTTCAAACTTATTCTTTagatcaaaaaaaaaaaagagataTAAAAAGATTGCTTATAAATAGATTGACTAAGAAAAAAGACGAATCCTTTATGGAATTTAGTAATTTTAGAGTAGTATCTCTTTATTTACAAGAACATGGTAATTCAAATGATTCAACAAACCAATCACAAAATGAGCATTTATGGGGTGTAGAACATTTAgaagaaataattttaggaaataaatttttaataacacCATCCTGTTTTTTTCAAGTTAATCATACTAGTtgtgaaatattatataaaaaagttatagattatgtaaatataaataaaaatatgaaaaattatatttttgatttatgTTGTGGTACAGGAACAATAAGTATTTGTATCGCAAATGCAATGAAACATGAAGATATACATATTGTTGGAATCGATATATGTGAGGAAAGTATTATAAGTGCTAATAAAAATgctcaaataaataaaataaaaaattataaatttataaaaggTAGAGTAGaagaattattttctggagaaattaaaaatatatctcaACAAAATTGTAATATAATAGTTATAGTTGATCCACCAAGAAGTGGATTAGCTCAAAGTGTCATCAACACATTAAGCTCAACACATCCTATTaatcaaattatttatgtttctTGTAACCCTTCGACATTGATAAATAATGTAACaaatcttttatttatgaatgaatattttaaaataaaaaacttaGTATTTGTTGACATGTTTCCACATACATATCACCTTGAATGTATAACAAACATAATGAagacaaaataa